GGCGGCGCACATAGTTATCGAAGACCAGCTTGGAGTAGCCGTAGATGTTCAGCGGCTTCTCGTTTTCCTTGGTCGGCGTGAAGTTCTCGCTCAGGCCGTAGACGGCCGCGGTCGAGGCATAGACCAGCGGGATCTTGCGGTTGGTGGCGAAGTGCAGGAGCTCCTTCGAGTACGTGAAGTTGTTGTCCATCATGTACTGCCCATCATCTTCCAGCGTGTTGGAGCAGGCGCCCTGATGCAGGATCGCGCGAATCTTCACGCTGTCGAAATCGCCGGCGTTGAGTGCTTCGCGGAACTCATGCTTGTCCATGTAATCGGAGTAGTCCGCGCCCAAAAGGTTAACGAACTTCGGTCCGGTCCAATTCGCAGCAGGCGCGAAGTTATCCACCAGCAGAATATCCTTCTCCCCGGCACGGTTCAGTTCATGAATCAGATTGCTTCCGATAAACCCGGCGCCACCTGTGACAATGATCAACGCACTTTCTCCTTCAAGTTGCTATCGCGGTAGGGAACCTGGGCGGACTTCAGCAGACGCCCGTAAGCTTCTTTACGATGTTGGTCGTTGAGAACCCGGCTACGATAGGCACAATCTCGACACGGCCTCCGGAGGCAATGACGATTTCATGGCCTACAACCGTTTCTATGGTGTAGTCGCCACCCTTCACCAGAACGCTCGGCTTCAGGTCACGGATCAGTTCCAGGGGCGTGTCCTCATCAAACAACACAACCGCATCGACCGCCGCCAGCGCCGCCATTACCCGGGCGCGTTCGTTCTCTCCCACAACCGGACGCATTGGCCCCTTCAGCCGCTGCACGCTGGCATCGGTATTCAGGCCCACAACCAGCTTGCTGCCGAACCGGCGGCAGTCTTCCAGCAGCGTGATGTGTCCGACATGCAACAGGTCAAAACATCCGTTGGTGAAGACGATGGTTTCGCCCGCAGCACGCCACTCCTCGACACGGCGCTTCACGCGCTCCCGGTCGAGCACACGCTCATCCGATCGCAGGTCCTGGCTCGGCGTCAGCAGCTCAACCAGCTCGCCGGAAGTGATGGGCACAGTACCAACCTTACCGACGACGATACCGGCAGCCAGATTCGCCAACTCGATCGCCGTCTCAACCTTCAGACCACCAGCCAGGCTGGCGGCAAGTGTGGCAATTACCGTATCGCCCGCACCGGAGACATCGAAGACCTCACGTGCCCGGGCGGGCGAGTGATAGGTGTATCCAGGCCGTACGATCCGGATTCCCTTCTCGCTCATCGTGACCGTCAGGTATTCGAACTCGTGCTCCACCACCTGCTTTTCTGCGGCATGCAGCAGGGCGTCCACCTCATAGGAGGGGACTCCCGTTGCCTGCGACAGCTCATTCAGGTTTGGGCAGACGGTCGTTGCTCCGGAGTACTTGCCCAGATCACGCGTCTTTGGGTCCACCAGTACCGGAATCGCGCGGGCGCGTGCGGCGCGGATCACCGCCGAGCATAATTCGTCGGAAAGCGCGCCTTTGGCGTAGTCACTCAGGATGACTGCATCAGCATGAGCGACTGCTGCCACTGAGGCGTCGATCAGCCGCTGCAGATCGTCAGGGGAAGGCTTCTTCTGGCTTTCGATATCCAGCCGCAACATCTGCTGGGTGCGCGCCACGATACGTGTCTTCGAGATAGTAGGCAGGCTGCCAGTAACGACCGGGGCATAGTTCACGCCATCCTGGTCCAGCAGCGCCGCCAGTTCTTCTTTTTCACGGTCAGCGCCCCAGAACCCTGCGAGCGTGGCCCGTACCCCCAGTCCGGCCAGATTCATGGCCACATTTGCGGCGCCGCCGGCGCGCTCATACCGCTGCGCATGGCGCAGCACCGGTACGGGGGCTTCGGGCGAGATGCGCTCCACCTCGCCATGAATGTAACGATCCAGCATGATGTCGCCCACAACCAGAACGCGGAGGTTGGAAAACCCTCCCTCCAGCAACCCGAGCACCTCATGAACCTGCGGAAGCATCGTCTCTCCTTCTTCCCATCATCGCATCACGCGAACAATCCATCATTTCGCCACTGTTGACAGAGCCGCACGGACCTCGTGCATCACCTCATCCACGGTGATTGACATCAGGCACTTCTTTTTCTCAACGATGCAGGTCTCCAGGCCGCATCCCCAGCAGTCAACCTTGTGATATATCACTCTGTGCCCAGGGCCGTATGGGAACCAGACCGCCGGCTTGTTGCGAGCGGCGAAGATGGCCACGCATGGCGTTTGTACCGCTGCCGCAAGATGCATCGGACCGGAGTCGTGGCCTACAAACAACCTGGCATGGGCAAAGGCCGCGGCACTCTCACGCGGGGTTAGTTTGCCGCAGAGATTCACCACCGGCCCTCCGCCGGCTGCGCGCCAACCATCGGCTGCTGCTTCGCTCACCGAGCTCTCTTCCGGAGCTCCGGCAAGAGCAAGACCGAACTCCGGATAAGCCGCACCCATCTGCGCCAGCAGGCCGCGCCAGTTCTCTACACCCCAGTCCTTTGCCTGTACTTTCGTGCCAACACTGACAGCGATCACCGGGCGGTCGCCCAGCGGCTTCAGCAGAGCCGCTGCCTTGTCCTTCTCCGCAGGAACCAGCTCCAGATCCCAGCTTGCGGCGTCGTCCAGACGTACATCTCCCAGCTCGGCGATATTCCTCGCATGCTTTGCGGCTTCCTGCTCGTAGATGCCGTTCTCATCCAGCCGGTTCTGCTGCATGTCTTGCGTCAGAGGGATGCCTACAAATTTCTTCACTCCAGCGAGGCGAAAGAACGCGGCATCACGCTTCGCATTGGCCAGGCCGCGGCCTGCCGCCAGATAGACAAGAACATCGGGCTTGAACCGCCGTATCTCCCAGGCCAGCTTCGCTAAAGCCAAAGGATTTCGCATTCCTACCTGATAGCGCATGTATCCATGGATCAGCCCGGTAGGGCCCAGAACCGCTGCCGCGGCAGGAGCCTTGCTACTCACAGGCCAATTCGTCAACATACGCCGCTCGGCGTTTGGAAAAGCCCGCGCAATCAGGCGCAGGCTAGGAAGAACAATCAGCGTATCCCCAAGACTTCCCAGACGGTAGACCAGTACTCGCTTCGCATCGAGATTTGGAGTCATTGCACATAGAATATCCGCTGAGCATGTCTGTTCCGTTACTCGACGCCTTCGCCATCACCGCGGTCCAGGATCTGCAGACCAAAAACTGGCATCTGCCCGAGCCTCCACGCACCACGCCGGCAGACCCTTTTGAGCGCCTGCTCAGTCAGCTCCATCGAGCCAACTTCGACCTGTGGCACGAGGAGGACCGGGCCCGTGACCCCAACGCCAGTTCTGATCAGATCGCGATTACCAAACGAGCGATCGACATTTTGAATCAGCGCCGCAACGATGTGGTCGAACAGCTCGACCGCGCACTGCTTGATGCCCTGACACCTCTCTCATTACCCAACGCGGACGCGGCGCTGCACTCCGAAACGCCAGGACTGATCCTTGACCGGCTCTCTATCCTTGCGCTCAAGATCTTTCACACCCAGGAACAGATTGACCGCACCGACATCACCGAAGAGCATCGCTCCAGGAACCAGGCTCGCCTCGCGATGCTCACGGAACAACGCAACGATCTTGCCGGTTGTCTGGACGCTCTTTGGAGCGATGTCACAGGCGGCAGGCGCCGCTTCAAGCTGTACCGGCAGTTGAAGATGTACAACGATCCGACACTGAATCCTGTGCTCTATGCTCGGAGGAACATCTAAGCGAAGTTTGGCGTTTCTTGACCTGTGCGCGTATCCTGCGTATAAATCACCAACGACCTTTTTAGACGCTACCCCTTGCACATAACCCTGCGTCTGAATCAACTGGAACCGCAACCATGGCCACGACCAAAGCCAAAACAGCAAACAATATACGTCGCATGCCTCGCACCATCGCTGCCCAGCCCGCCCCCGATGCTGCTCGTCAGCAGGCCCTCGAACAGTTTTCCGCTGCCGTCCAGTTGATGCAGTCCGGCAAGTTCGATAAGGCTCTCGTCGCTTTTGAAAAGCTCCTTCCCGATGCTCCCTTCGAGCTCGCAGATCGCATCCGCACCTTCCGTACTGCCTGTGCCAAACAGACAGAGAAGGTCGCTGCGAAGTTTACGTCAGAAGAAGAGCGTTGCGACTATGCCGTTGTTCTGTTGAACGACGGTAACTACGCCGACGCACGCGAACATTTCGATGAAATTCTAAAGAAGAACCCGCAGAGCGACTTCGCTCTTTACGGACTGGCAGTGCTGTCGTCGATGACAGGAGACTTTACTGCCTGCCTGGAGCACCTGACCGCCGCCATCAGCATGAATCCGCAGCGCCGTATCCAGGCACGTTCCGACTCTGACTTTCAGGACATGGCCGATGATCCGCGGTTCACGGAACTGCTCTATCCGGAGACCTAAACCACTACGCATGCAAGAGAAAGGGCGTGGCCCGCGGCCACGCCTTCTTGTTTGACCCAATAGATAAACGGTTAGTTCGGCAGTGAAATCTCGGTGGTGTTGGCCGGTCCGGAAGCGCCACTGTTTTCTCCATCCTGCATGTAGCGCTTGAGCAACTGATGATGCAGGCAGTAGAGGGCCAACTCCAGGCGATCGCTTACGCCCAGCTTGTCGTAGATCTTACGCAGGTAATTCTTGATCACCTGTTCGGTAGTGCCTAGCTGGAAGGCGATCTCCTTGTTACGCATGCCGCGCGTAATGCAGGAGATAATCGAGATCTCCTTGGGTGACAGGCGTGGCTGCACCTTCGGGTTGGTGAGAGTCGTCGCCTGAGCTCGGTAGGCCTCGATGACCCAGTTGATCGACTGATTGTCGATCCAGGTCTCACCGGCTGCGATCTTGCGGACGCACTTCACCAGCAGATCGGGAGAGATGGATCGGGCTACGACACCACGCACGCCGCGGCGATACAGTTCCACGGTATTCGCCTCATCAGTCTCCACCACCTGGACAATGATCTTGGCGTCCGGAGCTCGCTTGACCAGCTCGGGAATAGCGTCGATGGTGCCGGCGATCATCTGCCCTTCAAGCAACACCACATCGGTCGGATAGCGCTGCAGCGCCTGATAGAGATTGGGAAGATTCTCCGCCTGAGCGACGACACGGATATCGTCTTCAACGGCAAAAATCTTTCGCATGCCCACACGGTAGATGGCCTGGGAGTCAGCCAAAATCACACGAATGGCGCTACCTGCACCGGTTTGTCCTTCAGTTACATCCACGTCCTGGATCGGTTCGTTCCCACTCATACTCAGCTTGCCTCAAGAGAATACTCATCGATCACCACAGCCGCTTTTTGTTCTGTTTCAGACTGCTGATGACGTACAACCCTGCCCACACAATGCACCTTGACATCCGTAGACGTACCCATAATGGCGGACGGCATGGCCATCGTAAATTCCACCTTTGTGTCTACCCCCGGCAACTTACGGGCTACAAGCAGCAGACCACTGGCGGAAACATTCTCCGTCATTGCCTCGAGAATGCCTTCGGGGGTCTGTAGACTCACTTGCAGCCGTAGGGGAAATCGCACGGCGGTGCGTACAGGGTCTTTCGTCAGAGCGAAGCTGGGAGGCAGATAGGACATACGATTTCTCCCGCGGAATTGGGGCCCTTGTAACCTCTTACCCTCTTCTTGGTTACCACGGTGGACCCCAGTGTAACTCATTTACAAATACCCGCTACCTCAAATTTGAAACAAGAAGTTACCGTTTTGGGAAGAATCCAGCGGATCCGCCGACCCAGGTTTTATCGCGGTTATGGTCGACTCCCATCATGAGCCCACGTCCCATCCTGGCCAGGCTGATCATCGGCCGCATCCGTTTTCCCTCCGGCCAGAGATAGAGAATCCGCACCTCAACCTGGGTTGCTCCCTCAGGTGTTTGGATGACCGGCTCAAACTGAACCCGCTCCTGTAACAGGTAGTTCCGGCGCTCCGCTTCCGGGATCGAGCGTAGCACCGCCTCCTCCGGGGCGAACGTAATTCCTTTTCCTGCAAAGGAATACAGGGGCTTCAAAATCCATTGCTCGCGTTTTTCTGGAAGCCGGTCGCGGCCTATGCCAGCCATCCAGTCGTCCAGAAAGACCGCGGCCGGTACCGTTCTGTGACGCAGATATGGAAGCGAAAACTTGCTGATACGGAAGTACCAGTTCGGGTGGCCGGCCCACTCAACCTCAAGCTCCTCGCGATAGTCGAAGCCCGGAACGACTCCCTTCCGCTCCATCTCATCGACGATCGCCCGGTTATAGATCCTCTTGACCGGAATCTCACGACCATCGGATTCATACACCAGCCCCCGGCCACACCGCTTCAGAGCGGTTACGTCCACGATCCGGAGGCCCAGGCGGTCAGCATGCACATGAAAGTCCGGCAGTGTCTTCTGCTCGGTGGGAGTCACCTCGGCGAGAACGACCTGTTCCGGGTCATGAGCGCCGACAATCTCCTGCCGCAGCAACTCCCAGTAGCCGGCCTCGTCCAACCCGCCGAGAAACCAGGAGCAGTCGTCGATCCCGAAGATCTCCGCATAGGCACTCGACAGGGCCGCCTGATAGCCAAAGATCGAAGGGAATGCCTGCATCTCGACCAGGCGAGGCCGTAGTGTGCCGTCCGGCTCACGAACCAGCCCGAAATCGATGGCCAGAAAGAGTGGCCGGCGGCTCTCCTGGGGCACACGGTAGCGCTCCGGCACGGTTGCCGCTGAATCCCGCATGTACTCCGGATTTTCGGTCAGTTGCAGGGTAAGCTCTTCCCCAGCCTGTACCATCTCCTCGAGCGTCTCCGGGGCGAAGAAGCATGGCGTCTCCGCCATACGGAACTGGACGCTGGCACGTGTGCGTTCGTCCATCAGCCGCTGCAACCGGCCGTACTTTTCCGAGCTAAACCCCGCGTTGAAACGTTCCCGCCGGTCTGCCAGCATTCGATCTCTTCTCCCGCAGACGCCAACGCCCCGCACGAGGCGGGGCGATGCTGGCGCCTTGATGGCTAGCTTAGGTTACTTCAGTTCCTTGAGGTACACATTCTTTACCGAATACTCGCCGGTTGATTCCACTTCGATACCGAGTTTGCCGCTGGCGCGGAAGTACTTCGGGTCGAGATCGACAAACGAGGTGATGAGGTGACCGTTCATGAAGATCTGGGTGGTGTTGCCCTTGGCAATGATCATGAACGAGTTCCAGTCGTCCTTCTTAAACCACTGATTCAACTGTTCCTTCTCCGCGATGGTCGCCGTCGTCAGGGTTGGCTTGCCAGGCTCGGCGAGGATGGCGTGTCCCGGGGGCGAGATGATGGAGCGGCCCCCCTGCTCGTAGAACATGCCCGACCACATGTTGCCGGCGTCGAAGTCGGCCTGCGGTCCAAAGAGATCCCATTTGGCCTGCGATTCCTTGCTCGGCGGCGTTCCAGGGTTCGCGCATGCCGGCTGACGCGGCGGCGCACCGGCTGGACGAGCTGCTCCCTGACCGGCAGCGGCGCCGGCACCTGCAGCAGCCCCTGCAGGACGAGGAGCTCCGCCGCCGCCCATTCGCTGACGCGGCGGATAAACCGTGCCTGTCGGCTTCTCCGAGAGATAGCTGCGGAACTGCATACCGCCGTTCACGCGCTCTGTACCCTTGAAGTCGTACTTGAGGATGAAGTCGGCAGGTTCTCCTCCCTGCCAGATCAGATACACCGTACCGGTGGGGTGTTCGCAGCTCGGATGGATGTAGATAGCGCCGTCTTTGACAGACCACAGCGAGGTATCGCCGTCCCAGCCCTTCAGGCTGCTGCCATCGAAAAGAGGCATGAAGCCGGTGTTGTCAATGTAGTCATACGGCGCGGAACCACGCGGATTGAACCCTGGCGGAAACGCAGGGGCGGCCTGCCCGGCCGGAGCCTGTGAGACGGCCATCGGAGCCGCCAGCATAAGGGCAGCGGCGCCAAGGTGCAGTGGAATCGAAAACAGCTTCTTCATCGGTGTATAGCCTCCAGAGCTTACAAAATGAGTCGTCTCAGGTACGGACCCGAAATTTCCCTCTTCAAGACTGCGAACGGAATCCTACCCGAACCGAGTCACTTTCGCCTAGGGGAGAGTTGCCGGTGCGTGCAGAGACGCACGCACCGGCCCCGGAAGTCTCAACCGAGCGTCATCTTGACCGGGTCCCAGTGAATGATGGAGCCCTTCTCAGCACTGCGGTTCGCCAGCAGAGCTGCACCTGCCGCACGGAAGCCGAAGGTAGCATCTTCGACCGGCTGTTTGCGGGTTCGTACTGAGTTAAAGAAGTTCCGGAAGTGATCGTAGTTGTCCGCGTAGCCCTTTTCGGCAGAGAACTTCTGGATCGTCTGCAGAGGCGCACCCTCGGGATGGGGGACGGGATACTTCTTGCGATACTCTGCCGTCGCCTCCTTCTGCATGGCTTCGGTGAAGGTGCCCACGGTCAAACCGGGTTCCTTCTCATGCGGAACGCGGGTTACGGTCACGGTGCTACCGGCGATCTCCATCGTGCCCTCGTCGCCCGTAAAGAGGAATCCTTCGCTCTCTTCGCCACCGTTCACGAAGTTCACGCGCAGGCTGAGGTTGAAGCCCTCGGGATAGTCGAACAGCGCCAGCAGCACGTCGTTGGCGTCCCGGCCATCGTTCCAGTAACGGATTGCGCCGGTCGCCATCGCCCGTGTAGGTCCGTTCGATCCTGTAATGAAGTGCGTTCCGCTGAAGAGATGGACAAACAGATCGCCGGCAACGCCCGAGCCGTAGTCGCTCCACTTGCGCCACTGGAAGAAGCGCTCCGGGCTCCACTCATGTTTCGGAGCAGAACCGAGGAAGCGCGGCCAGTCGCAGGTCTGCGGGCTGGCATCCGCAGGAACGGTGTAGTTCCAGGCGCCGATCGATGAGTTGCGGTCCCAGCGGGCGTTGATGGTATTCAGCTTGCCGATAGCGCCTGCGGCGAGCAGTTCCTTGGCCTTGGCATAGACGACGGAGCTGACGCGCTGGCTGCCGACCTGCAGGATGCAGCCGGTCTCCTTTGCCGTGCGGACGATCTCCGGACCATCCTCGTATACGTGGATCATCGGCTTTTCGAGATAGACGTCCTTGCCTGCCTTCATGGCGTCCACGGCGGCCTGCTTGTGCCAGTGATCGGGCGTAGCGATAAGCACCGCATCGACATCGGGACGGGCAAGAATCTCCTTGTAGTCGCGGGTGGTAAAGACATCGCTGCCCCAGAGTTCTTTGCTGTGCGCCAGACGGCCGTCGTAGCAGTCGGCAACAGCAACCAGCTTGACTCCAGGAACCTGTACGGCCCAGCGCGCGTCGCCCTGCCCCTGGATGCCGGCGCCGATCAGCGCGAGCTGGATGGTGTCATTCGGCGACTTTACGCGCGGTCCCTGAGCGTGCAGGGAACGCAAGGTGACTGCTCCGGCAGCAGCCATAGCCGAAGAACGAAGAAACAACCGGCGATCCATATCCATCCTGTAAGCCTCCACTTTGTGAGTCCAGACAGGTATACGGGGAAGGGGGTGCGCTCGGCAACTGGGCGGGATGTCCTACGGTTAACTTGTTCTTGTCTCAGGCATCGCAGACAGCATGCATTTTTTGTTTGTCATTTCGCAGCGTAGCGAAGAAATCCGCTTCTCTAGCCTGTCCTGCTTGAGCTTCCTACAAAATAAAAGGCGGTCGCGCAGAGCGCGATACCCACCCCTTGTTACCCCAGCAAACGAATTTGCCTGGGGGACCCCACTCTTTCGCGCTGCGAAAGAATGGGGCAACGAAGGTATGGGCACCTTTAGCTTAGAGCGGAGCGGTTGTGAAATCGCTGATGAACTGAATTCCAGGAATATGGAGCTTTTGCAGCTTCTTATCCCCAGTGAGAAAGAGATCTACTTTTTCCACTGCGGCCGCAGCAAGATGAATCGTATCCGCCGCTGATGTTCGGTGGTCCGCCCGGATTCTTGCGAAGATATCGACCGCACGCTCGTCGAAGCTCAATAGCCGAATTCCAGCAACTCGCATCCCTTCGCGAATCGCTCGGGCTGTCTCTTCATCCTTGTCGCGATAGGCACCTGCCAGAATTTCACCTAATGCAAGATGGCTGGTGCATAGCTCATCTCCCCGCTCCATAGAGCGCTTACGCAGATAAGCCACGCGATCGCCGAACTCTGCGTCGTCCTGAAAGAGATAGATGAACAGCATCGAGTCCCAGTAAATGCGGCTCATTGAGACTCCTTACTGTCACGTCGGATCTCTTCGAGGAAGGCCTTTGCTCCTTCGCGAATAGCACCTCGCAGCGAACCGCGTAATCCAAGAAGTGAGTCCTTGGCTGGAGTCACGCCTGGCGTCTGCGTCTCCGGCTTATTTGCAGGCCGAAATTCATATCGTGTCGTTACGCGATAGTCGTCACCTAAAACCCGGACAGAAACACCTTGGGCCTGTCGTAATTTTTTAGATTTGAGCGCCTCGCATATCTGCCGAACATGGCT
This genomic window from Terriglobus albidus contains:
- a CDS encoding 3-keto-disaccharide hydrolase produces the protein MKKLFSIPLHLGAAALMLAAPMAVSQAPAGQAAPAFPPGFNPRGSAPYDYIDNTGFMPLFDGSSLKGWDGDTSLWSVKDGAIYIHPSCEHPTGTVYLIWQGGEPADFILKYDFKGTERVNGGMQFRSYLSEKPTGTVYPPRQRMGGGGAPRPAGAAAGAGAAAGQGAARPAGAPPRQPACANPGTPPSKESQAKWDLFGPQADFDAGNMWSGMFYEQGGRSIISPPGHAILAEPGKPTLTTATIAEKEQLNQWFKKDDWNSFMIIAKGNTTQIFMNGHLITSFVDLDPKYFRASGKLGIEVESTGEYSVKNVYLKELK
- a CDS encoding type II toxin-antitoxin system VapC family toxin; its protein translation is MSRIYWDSMLFIYLFQDDAEFGDRVAYLRKRSMERGDELCTSHLALGEILAGAYRDKDEETARAIREGMRVAGIRLLSFDERAVDIFARIRADHRTSAADTIHLAAAAVEKVDLFLTGDKKLQKLHIPGIQFISDFTTAPL
- a CDS encoding response regulator transcription factor, with translation MSGNEPIQDVDVTEGQTGAGSAIRVILADSQAIYRVGMRKIFAVEDDIRVVAQAENLPNLYQALQRYPTDVVLLEGQMIAGTIDAIPELVKRAPDAKIIVQVVETDEANTVELYRRGVRGVVARSISPDLLVKCVRKIAAGETWIDNQSINWVIEAYRAQATTLTNPKVQPRLSPKEISIISCITRGMRNKEIAFQLGTTEQVIKNYLRKIYDKLGVSDRLELALYCLHHQLLKRYMQDGENSGASGPANTTEISLPN
- a CDS encoding glycosyltransferase family 9 protein; its protein translation is MTPNLDAKRVLVYRLGSLGDTLIVLPSLRLIARAFPNAERRMLTNWPVSSKAPAAAAVLGPTGLIHGYMRYQVGMRNPLALAKLAWEIRRFKPDVLVYLAAGRGLANAKRDAAFFRLAGVKKFVGIPLTQDMQQNRLDENGIYEQEAAKHARNIAELGDVRLDDAASWDLELVPAEKDKAAALLKPLGDRPVIAVSVGTKVQAKDWGVENWRGLLAQMGAAYPEFGLALAGAPEESSVSEAAADGWRAAGGGPVVNLCGKLTPRESAAAFAHARLFVGHDSGPMHLAAAVQTPCVAIFAARNKPAVWFPYGPGHRVIYHKVDCWGCGLETCIVEKKKCLMSITVDEVMHEVRAALSTVAK
- a CDS encoding Gfo/Idh/MocA family protein: MDMDRRLFLRSSAMAAAGAVTLRSLHAQGPRVKSPNDTIQLALIGAGIQGQGDARWAVQVPGVKLVAVADCYDGRLAHSKELWGSDVFTTRDYKEILARPDVDAVLIATPDHWHKQAAVDAMKAGKDVYLEKPMIHVYEDGPEIVRTAKETGCILQVGSQRVSSVVYAKAKELLAAGAIGKLNTINARWDRNSSIGAWNYTVPADASPQTCDWPRFLGSAPKHEWSPERFFQWRKWSDYGSGVAGDLFVHLFSGTHFITGSNGPTRAMATGAIRYWNDGRDANDVLLALFDYPEGFNLSLRVNFVNGGEESEGFLFTGDEGTMEIAGSTVTVTRVPHEKEPGLTVGTFTEAMQKEATAEYRKKYPVPHPEGAPLQTIQKFSAEKGYADNYDHFRNFFNSVRTRKQPVEDATFGFRAAGAALLANRSAEKGSIIHWDPVKMTLG
- a CDS encoding PilZ domain-containing protein, whose amino-acid sequence is MSYLPPSFALTKDPVRTAVRFPLRLQVSLQTPEGILEAMTENVSASGLLLVARKLPGVDTKVEFTMAMPSAIMGTSTDVKVHCVGRVVRHQQSETEQKAAVVIDEYSLEAS
- the hldE gene encoding bifunctional D-glycero-beta-D-manno-heptose-7-phosphate kinase/D-glycero-beta-D-manno-heptose 1-phosphate adenylyltransferase HldE → MLPQVHEVLGLLEGGFSNLRVLVVGDIMLDRYIHGEVERISPEAPVPVLRHAQRYERAGGAANVAMNLAGLGVRATLAGFWGADREKEELAALLDQDGVNYAPVVTGSLPTISKTRIVARTQQMLRLDIESQKKPSPDDLQRLIDASVAAVAHADAVILSDYAKGALSDELCSAVIRAARARAIPVLVDPKTRDLGKYSGATTVCPNLNELSQATGVPSYEVDALLHAAEKQVVEHEFEYLTVTMSEKGIRIVRPGYTYHSPARAREVFDVSGAGDTVIATLAASLAGGLKVETAIELANLAAGIVVGKVGTVPITSGELVELLTPSQDLRSDERVLDRERVKRRVEEWRAAGETIVFTNGCFDLLHVGHITLLEDCRRFGSKLVVGLNTDASVQRLKGPMRPVVGENERARVMAALAAVDAVVLFDEDTPLELIRDLKPSVLVKGGDYTIETVVGHEIVIASGGRVEIVPIVAGFSTTNIVKKLTGVC
- a CDS encoding DUF4254 domain-containing protein, producing MSVPLLDAFAITAVQDLQTKNWHLPEPPRTTPADPFERLLSQLHRANFDLWHEEDRARDPNASSDQIAITKRAIDILNQRRNDVVEQLDRALLDALTPLSLPNADAALHSETPGLILDRLSILALKIFHTQEQIDRTDITEEHRSRNQARLAMLTEQRNDLAGCLDALWSDVTGGRRRFKLYRQLKMYNDPTLNPVLYARRNI
- a CDS encoding TPR end-of-group domain-containing protein, encoding MATTKAKTANNIRRMPRTIAAQPAPDAARQQALEQFSAAVQLMQSGKFDKALVAFEKLLPDAPFELADRIRTFRTACAKQTEKVAAKFTSEEERCDYAVVLLNDGNYADAREHFDEILKKNPQSDFALYGLAVLSSMTGDFTACLEHLTAAISMNPQRRIQARSDSDFQDMADDPRFTELLYPET